In the genome of Cyanobacteria bacterium GSL.Bin1, one region contains:
- a CDS encoding CBS domain-containing protein, translating into MMMKAQDIMTQDVVKIKGSAPIAEAVQVMREKQIRCLIVDRRRDEDAYGIITETDIVNKVTAYGKDPQQVKVFEVMTKPCVVINPELGVEYVARLFAQTKIHHAPVIRGELLGLVSTSDILHKGDFVENPKEKFLEKEIQEAIANARQVCAEKGPTSKDCAVAWDIVEELQAEAAHQKAEKPPQTAFQEYLEENPEAAEARMYEV; encoded by the coding sequence ATGATGATGAAAGCACAAGATATTATGACCCAAGATGTGGTCAAAATTAAAGGTTCAGCCCCGATTGCCGAAGCTGTTCAAGTCATGCGCGAGAAGCAAATTCGTTGTTTAATTGTTGACCGCCGTCGCGATGAGGATGCCTATGGCATTATTACCGAAACAGATATTGTGAATAAAGTAACGGCTTATGGCAAAGATCCGCAACAGGTGAAAGTGTTTGAAGTAATGACCAAACCTTGTGTTGTTATTAATCCTGAACTGGGTGTGGAATATGTTGCCCGTTTATTTGCGCAAACAAAAATTCATCATGCCCCTGTCATTCGCGGAGAATTATTAGGCTTGGTTTCTACCTCTGATATTCTCCATAAAGGCGACTTCGTGGAAAACCCGAAAGAGAAGTTTTTAGAAAAAGAGATTCAAGAGGCCATTGCTAATGCCCGGCAAGTATGCGCCGAAAAAGGTCCAACCTCAAAAGACTGTGCGGTCGCTTGGGATATTGTGGAAGAATTACAAGCCGAAGCCGCTCACCAAAAAGCGGAAAAACCCCCACAAACTGCTTTTCAAGAATATCTTGAAGAAAATCCTGAGGCAGCCGAAGCCAGAATGTATGAAGTGTAA